From Mustela nigripes isolate SB6536 chromosome 13, MUSNIG.SB6536, whole genome shotgun sequence, one genomic window encodes:
- the EXOC3L4 gene encoding exocyst complex component 3-like protein 4 isoform X2: MSLPQTVTSGPELHSPEEPAKKLQTPPVRGPWRASGEGAPGTRREDTWPGLGTFRRAFSRSSQRASGQAPKEDLGLFQRSSRFLSRSLRRARENSSTADQSHATAVPGVTQNPQMPSRVMDGGGRRSSAGVGREELEPEAAQDKSVADLITERQLLAAFEQLRQLEGRLVAEKASHSFQEDPTGFARRAMDVCLHYDGLAAEIGAIVRETLGPGGVDAATLGELARTVRAEEEAHPASPADGDFLLTPRRWRLHWEDAVRQSAQERVQQAGAGAAPGAAEAEGASGLAQRLAELGGVVRSDLQKVWREVLPAYSAAGFPAGEAYLRAFHGAVAQRLQELAQDARGCEQLYVLLDWAVNVYGSPDFLGVPDLTLSMEPLPPLLAPALWARLESDYTSFLETKVTSCFDSILQLEQSRWADMEAPDVLQGLYHTPLSIDVHMLVAEHVKVAGAISAELEATTLSICARALGLFLPRFAKAFLESKAVSEPHLGANINACEELRTSLLARFPGTFEELEKPLVAATCTFQKRLLQGLQGDVQPLFRNLCTKAWLTQDVLQPLMDKVVAFAHHLEHMAPLPAQETLQELHRYVVREYLAQVLRPRERFRGEERLRSAQKMGVDAQAIGDTFQGLGSEATWLDQAIRCVADILGETYKDDILRHLETLIRSYPDIRRDHVLAILALRRLGRRRNQRLLQHAQGLLRAAAKAGGSGAAGGRVLFEEIEVPASMDLLIACI, encoded by the exons ATGTCGTTGCCACAGACGGTGACCTCTGGGCCAGAGCTGCACAGCCCCGAGGAGCCTGCGAAGAAGCTGCAGACCCCACCAGTGCGGGGTCCCTGGCGGGCAAGCGGTGAGGGAGCTCCCGGCACCCGCCGTGAGGACACTTGGCCCGGCCTGGGCACATTCCGGCGGGCCTTCTCCCGGTCAAGCCAGCGGGCCTCAGGCCAGGCCCCCAAGGAGGACCTGGGCCTGTTCCAGCGCAGCTCCCGCTTCCTGTCCCGGTCCCTTCGGCGAGCCCGGGAAAACAGCTCCACGGCTGACCAGTCCCACGCCACGGCTGTGCCAGGGGTGACCCAAAACCCACAGATGCCCTCTAGGGTCATGGATGGTGGCGGCCGGCGGTCCTCTGCTGGGGTGGGACGTGAGGAACTGGAACCGGAGGCAG CACAAGACAAATCCGTGGCCGACCTCATCACCGAGCGCCAGCTGTTGGCGGCCTTCGAGCAGCTGCGGCAGCTGGAGGGGCGGCTCGTGGCCGAGAAAGCCTCGCACAGCTTCCAGGAGGACCCCACGGGCTTCGCGCGGCGCGCCATGGACGTGTGTCTGCACTACGACGGGCTGGCGGCCGAGATCGGCGCCATCGTGCGCGAGACACTGGGCCCGGGCGGCGTGGACGCGGCCACGCTGGGCGAGCTGGCCCGCACGGTGCGCGCGGAGGAGGAGGCGCACCCCGCGTCCCCCGCCGACGGCGACTTCCTGCTCACCCCGCGCCGCTGGCGCCTGCACTGGGAGGACGCGGTGAGGCAGAGCGCGCAGGAGCGCGTGCAGCAGGCGGGCGCCGGGGCGGCTCCTGGGGCGGCTGAGGCCGAGGGGGCGTCGGGCCTGGCCCAGCGGCTGGCCGAGCTGGGCGGCGTGGTTCGCAGCGACCTGCAGAAGGTGTGGCGGGAGGTGCTGCCGGCTTACTCGGCCGCCGGCTTCCCGGCCGGGGAGGCCTACCTGCGGGCCTTCCACGGCGCGGTGGCCCAACGCCTCCAGGAGCTCGCGCAGGACGCCCGGGGCTGCGAGCAACTCTACGTCCTGCTGGACTGGGCGGTCAATGTCTACGGCAG TCCTGACTTTCTGGGCGTCCCAGACCTGACCCTGTCCATGGAGCCACTGCCCCCACTCCTGGCTCCTGCCTTGTGGGCCCGCCTGGAGAGTGACTACACCAGCTTCCTCGAG ACCAAGGTCACGAGCTGCTTCGATAGCATCCTGCAGCTAGAGCAGAGTCGGTGGGCAGACATGGAGGCCCCCGATGTGCTACAGGGTCTCTACCACACGCCGCTGTCCATCGATGTCCACATG CTTGTGGCAGAGCATGTGAAGGTGGCCGGTGCCATCTCTGCGGAACTGGAGGCCACCACCCTGAGCATCTGTGCACGTGCACTTGGCCTCTTCCTGCCCAG GTTTGCAAAGGCTTTTCTAGAGTCGAAGGCGGTGAGCGAACCTCATCTGGGCGCCAATATCAACGCCTGCGAGGAGCTCCG GACCAGTCTTCTGGCCAGGTTCCCAGGAACCTTTGAAGAGCTGGAGAAACCTCTAGTGGCTGCCACCTGTACCTTCCAGAAACGGCTGCTCCAGGGTCTGCAGGGTGATGTGCAA CCGCTTTTCAGGAACCTGTGCACCAAGGCGTGGCTGACACAAGACGTGCTGCAACCCCTCATGGACAAGGTGGTGGCCTTCGCCCACCATCTGGAGCACATGGCCCCACTGCCGGCACAG GAGACCCTGCAGGAGCTGCACCGCTACGTGGTCCGAGAGTACCTGGCGCAGGTGTTGAGGCCGCGCGAGCGGTTCCGGGGTGAGGAGCGCCTGAGGAGCGCCCAGAAGATGGGCGTCGACGCCCAGGCCATCGGCGACACCTTCCAGGGCTTG GGCTCTGAGGCCACGTGGCTGGACCAGGCTATCCGGTGTGTGGCTGACATCCTGGGTGAGACTTACAAAGACGACATCCTGAGGCACCTGGAGACACTCATCAGGAGCTACCCTGACATCAG GCGGGACCACGTGCTGGCCATCCTGGCACTGCGCAGACTGGGCCGCCGGCGGAACCAGCGGCTCTTGCAGCATGCCCAGGGCCTGCTGAGGGCTGCGGCCAAGGCAGGGGGCTCCGGGGCAGCAGGGGGCCGCGTGCTCTTCGAAGAGATCGAGGTGCCTGCCTCCATGGACCTGCTGATCGCCTGCATCTAA
- the EXOC3L4 gene encoding exocyst complex component 3-like protein 4 isoform X1: MSFPATKMSLPQTVTSGPELHSPEEPAKKLQTPPVRGPWRASGEGAPGTRREDTWPGLGTFRRAFSRSSQRASGQAPKEDLGLFQRSSRFLSRSLRRARENSSTADQSHATAVPGVTQNPQMPSRVMDGGGRRSSAGVGREELEPEAAQDKSVADLITERQLLAAFEQLRQLEGRLVAEKASHSFQEDPTGFARRAMDVCLHYDGLAAEIGAIVRETLGPGGVDAATLGELARTVRAEEEAHPASPADGDFLLTPRRWRLHWEDAVRQSAQERVQQAGAGAAPGAAEAEGASGLAQRLAELGGVVRSDLQKVWREVLPAYSAAGFPAGEAYLRAFHGAVAQRLQELAQDARGCEQLYVLLDWAVNVYGSPDFLGVPDLTLSMEPLPPLLAPALWARLESDYTSFLETKVTSCFDSILQLEQSRWADMEAPDVLQGLYHTPLSIDVHMLVAEHVKVAGAISAELEATTLSICARALGLFLPRFAKAFLESKAVSEPHLGANINACEELRTSLLARFPGTFEELEKPLVAATCTFQKRLLQGLQGDVQPLFRNLCTKAWLTQDVLQPLMDKVVAFAHHLEHMAPLPAQETLQELHRYVVREYLAQVLRPRERFRGEERLRSAQKMGVDAQAIGDTFQGLGSEATWLDQAIRCVADILGETYKDDILRHLETLIRSYPDIRRDHVLAILALRRLGRRRNQRLLQHAQGLLRAAAKAGGSGAAGGRVLFEEIEVPASMDLLIACI, translated from the exons ATGAG CTTTCCTGCTACCAAGATGTCGTTGCCACAGACGGTGACCTCTGGGCCAGAGCTGCACAGCCCCGAGGAGCCTGCGAAGAAGCTGCAGACCCCACCAGTGCGGGGTCCCTGGCGGGCAAGCGGTGAGGGAGCTCCCGGCACCCGCCGTGAGGACACTTGGCCCGGCCTGGGCACATTCCGGCGGGCCTTCTCCCGGTCAAGCCAGCGGGCCTCAGGCCAGGCCCCCAAGGAGGACCTGGGCCTGTTCCAGCGCAGCTCCCGCTTCCTGTCCCGGTCCCTTCGGCGAGCCCGGGAAAACAGCTCCACGGCTGACCAGTCCCACGCCACGGCTGTGCCAGGGGTGACCCAAAACCCACAGATGCCCTCTAGGGTCATGGATGGTGGCGGCCGGCGGTCCTCTGCTGGGGTGGGACGTGAGGAACTGGAACCGGAGGCAG CACAAGACAAATCCGTGGCCGACCTCATCACCGAGCGCCAGCTGTTGGCGGCCTTCGAGCAGCTGCGGCAGCTGGAGGGGCGGCTCGTGGCCGAGAAAGCCTCGCACAGCTTCCAGGAGGACCCCACGGGCTTCGCGCGGCGCGCCATGGACGTGTGTCTGCACTACGACGGGCTGGCGGCCGAGATCGGCGCCATCGTGCGCGAGACACTGGGCCCGGGCGGCGTGGACGCGGCCACGCTGGGCGAGCTGGCCCGCACGGTGCGCGCGGAGGAGGAGGCGCACCCCGCGTCCCCCGCCGACGGCGACTTCCTGCTCACCCCGCGCCGCTGGCGCCTGCACTGGGAGGACGCGGTGAGGCAGAGCGCGCAGGAGCGCGTGCAGCAGGCGGGCGCCGGGGCGGCTCCTGGGGCGGCTGAGGCCGAGGGGGCGTCGGGCCTGGCCCAGCGGCTGGCCGAGCTGGGCGGCGTGGTTCGCAGCGACCTGCAGAAGGTGTGGCGGGAGGTGCTGCCGGCTTACTCGGCCGCCGGCTTCCCGGCCGGGGAGGCCTACCTGCGGGCCTTCCACGGCGCGGTGGCCCAACGCCTCCAGGAGCTCGCGCAGGACGCCCGGGGCTGCGAGCAACTCTACGTCCTGCTGGACTGGGCGGTCAATGTCTACGGCAG TCCTGACTTTCTGGGCGTCCCAGACCTGACCCTGTCCATGGAGCCACTGCCCCCACTCCTGGCTCCTGCCTTGTGGGCCCGCCTGGAGAGTGACTACACCAGCTTCCTCGAG ACCAAGGTCACGAGCTGCTTCGATAGCATCCTGCAGCTAGAGCAGAGTCGGTGGGCAGACATGGAGGCCCCCGATGTGCTACAGGGTCTCTACCACACGCCGCTGTCCATCGATGTCCACATG CTTGTGGCAGAGCATGTGAAGGTGGCCGGTGCCATCTCTGCGGAACTGGAGGCCACCACCCTGAGCATCTGTGCACGTGCACTTGGCCTCTTCCTGCCCAG GTTTGCAAAGGCTTTTCTAGAGTCGAAGGCGGTGAGCGAACCTCATCTGGGCGCCAATATCAACGCCTGCGAGGAGCTCCG GACCAGTCTTCTGGCCAGGTTCCCAGGAACCTTTGAAGAGCTGGAGAAACCTCTAGTGGCTGCCACCTGTACCTTCCAGAAACGGCTGCTCCAGGGTCTGCAGGGTGATGTGCAA CCGCTTTTCAGGAACCTGTGCACCAAGGCGTGGCTGACACAAGACGTGCTGCAACCCCTCATGGACAAGGTGGTGGCCTTCGCCCACCATCTGGAGCACATGGCCCCACTGCCGGCACAG GAGACCCTGCAGGAGCTGCACCGCTACGTGGTCCGAGAGTACCTGGCGCAGGTGTTGAGGCCGCGCGAGCGGTTCCGGGGTGAGGAGCGCCTGAGGAGCGCCCAGAAGATGGGCGTCGACGCCCAGGCCATCGGCGACACCTTCCAGGGCTTG GGCTCTGAGGCCACGTGGCTGGACCAGGCTATCCGGTGTGTGGCTGACATCCTGGGTGAGACTTACAAAGACGACATCCTGAGGCACCTGGAGACACTCATCAGGAGCTACCCTGACATCAG GCGGGACCACGTGCTGGCCATCCTGGCACTGCGCAGACTGGGCCGCCGGCGGAACCAGCGGCTCTTGCAGCATGCCCAGGGCCTGCTGAGGGCTGCGGCCAAGGCAGGGGGCTCCGGGGCAGCAGGGGGCCGCGTGCTCTTCGAAGAGATCGAGGTGCCTGCCTCCATGGACCTGCTGATCGCCTGCATCTAA